In Paenibacillus ihbetae, the following are encoded in one genomic region:
- a CDS encoding sugar ABC transporter substrate-binding protein has translation MLKMDKSKGKTRFAWASLMLAIVLVVAGCGSGGDSGSKKENWISIEDRYTPDPETPAWKLDKKEETTELTWYVNADWWNTDFGKDVVTKKIKEDLNINIKFITGDDTKLNTFFAGGDMPDLITTFDSNSPVVQKAATWALPLNDLAEKYDPHFNKVAAQDTLNWFQLKDGKTYGYPNYSNTQADYDSGNIPAKTAFIIRKDVYEALGKPSMGTPEEFRAALTDIKQKFPQLIPFGFNSIGEGTGSLGDVLQDFIGVPLEDENSGFYNRNLDEDYLTWVKTLNTVYRDGAISDDSFADDGTAFEEKVKAGKYATILLDGTPQQGGNLQSFASANPGKEYIAIDGPQSTVGHAPTLNQSGITGWMISFITKSNADPAKSIQLFTYLLSEEGQMLMNYGIEGETYQVNADGTVAFLPAVKELQLNNPDTFKKDYRMGEFMFFGHDRHKALSQDAFPDAIKQMQEWGRGKLVPHFILENINPDQGTPEARALSAINTKWNTTLVSMIRAKDDGQFESILNEYKSFLEGNSWDKIVDIRNEKMKANKEKLGL, from the coding sequence ATGTTGAAGATGGACAAATCAAAGGGCAAAACAAGATTTGCATGGGCTTCGCTCATGCTGGCGATTGTGCTGGTGGTTGCGGGCTGCGGATCGGGCGGCGACTCCGGCTCCAAGAAGGAGAACTGGATTTCGATCGAGGACCGGTACACCCCGGATCCGGAAACGCCGGCGTGGAAGCTCGATAAGAAGGAAGAGACGACGGAGCTGACCTGGTATGTGAACGCTGATTGGTGGAACACCGATTTCGGCAAGGACGTCGTCACGAAGAAAATCAAGGAAGACCTTAATATCAACATCAAGTTCATCACGGGGGACGATACGAAGCTGAATACGTTCTTTGCCGGCGGCGATATGCCGGATTTGATCACGACCTTCGACTCCAACTCGCCGGTGGTGCAGAAGGCTGCGACTTGGGCCTTGCCGCTCAATGATCTGGCCGAGAAGTACGACCCTCACTTCAACAAGGTCGCAGCCCAGGATACGCTGAACTGGTTCCAGCTGAAGGACGGCAAAACCTACGGGTATCCGAACTACTCCAACACCCAGGCGGATTATGACAGCGGTAACATTCCGGCGAAGACGGCGTTCATCATCCGCAAGGACGTGTATGAGGCGCTTGGCAAGCCGAGCATGGGTACGCCGGAAGAGTTCCGCGCAGCTTTGACTGACATCAAGCAGAAATTCCCGCAGCTGATTCCATTCGGATTTAACTCGATCGGCGAGGGAACCGGGTCACTGGGCGACGTATTGCAGGATTTCATCGGCGTGCCGCTGGAGGACGAGAACAGCGGGTTCTACAACCGCAATCTGGACGAGGACTACCTGACGTGGGTGAAGACGCTGAACACCGTTTATCGTGACGGCGCAATCAGCGACGACAGCTTTGCGGACGACGGGACGGCTTTTGAAGAGAAGGTAAAAGCGGGCAAATACGCGACGATTCTGCTCGACGGAACCCCGCAGCAGGGCGGCAATCTCCAAAGCTTCGCCAGCGCTAACCCTGGCAAGGAATACATCGCGATTGACGGGCCGCAAAGCACGGTGGGACATGCCCCGACCTTGAACCAATCCGGCATCACCGGCTGGATGATCAGCTTCATTACGAAGAGCAACGCCGACCCGGCCAAATCGATTCAGCTGTTCACGTACCTGCTCAGCGAAGAAGGCCAAATGCTGATGAACTACGGGATCGAAGGCGAAACCTATCAGGTCAACGCCGACGGCACCGTGGCATTCCTGCCGGCTGTGAAGGAGCTGCAATTGAACAATCCGGACACCTTCAAGAAGGATTACCGGATGGGCGAATTCATGTTCTTCGGCCATGACCGCCACAAGGCGCTAAGCCAAGACGCCTTCCCGGATGCGATCAAGCAGATGCAGGAATGGGGCCGGGGCAAGCTGGTGCCGCACTTTATTCTGGAGAATATCAATCCGGATCAAGGGACGCCGGAGGCTCGCGCATTGAGCGCCATTAATACGAAGTGGAACACGACGCTCGTCAGCATGATCCGTGCCAAGGACGATGGGCAATTCGAGAGCATTTTGAATGAATACAAGTCGTTCCTTGAGGGCAACAGCTGGGACAAAATCGTGGACATCCGCAACGAGAAGATGAAAGCGAATAAGGAAAAGCTTGGTCTTTAA
- a CDS encoding carbohydrate ABC transporter permease: MNSKAAKGDWDSRIFDAINIALLVVFTLIIVVPLWNVLVSSFSSGRALAEGGFIFWPTELSLENYQAVFRDDGIWQAFFISVAKTLIGVITHVFFCAMVGYGLSKRYVRGRKFYVTMGVITMFFSGGMIPTYLLIKDLGMLNSFWVYIIPALLSFYDVIILMNFFRNVPDSLEESAKIDGGGDWRIFLSIFIPLSMPAMATIALFNGVGQWNDFMTTKLYITDQSLYPLQMMLYEIIVQSQTQSMQNAGSVVIETTTKGVQLATIVVTTLPIVVIYPILQRYFISGMMLGAVKE, translated from the coding sequence TTGAATTCGAAAGCAGCGAAAGGGGACTGGGATAGCCGGATCTTCGATGCCATCAATATCGCATTGCTGGTAGTGTTTACGCTGATCATCGTGGTTCCGCTTTGGAATGTTCTGGTCTCTTCCTTCAGCTCGGGCAGAGCTCTGGCGGAGGGCGGGTTTATTTTCTGGCCGACCGAACTTTCCCTTGAAAATTACCAGGCCGTATTCCGGGATGACGGTATCTGGCAGGCCTTCTTCATCTCGGTCGCCAAAACCTTGATCGGGGTTATCACCCACGTGTTTTTCTGTGCGATGGTGGGCTACGGCCTCAGCAAGCGGTACGTGCGCGGCCGCAAATTTTATGTCACGATGGGCGTCATCACGATGTTTTTCTCGGGCGGGATGATTCCGACGTACCTGCTCATCAAGGACCTGGGCATGCTGAACAGCTTCTGGGTGTATATTATTCCGGCGCTGCTCAGCTTCTACGATGTCATTATTTTGATGAATTTCTTCCGCAATGTGCCGGATTCGCTGGAGGAATCCGCGAAGATTGACGGCGGCGGGGACTGGCGGATCTTTCTGAGCATCTTCATTCCGCTGTCCATGCCGGCAATGGCGACCATTGCGCTGTTCAACGGGGTCGGACAATGGAACGACTTTATGACGACCAAGCTCTATATTACGGATCAGTCGCTGTATCCATTGCAAATGATGCTCTACGAAATTATCGTGCAGTCGCAGACGCAATCGATGCAGAACGCCGGCTCGGTCGTGATCGAGACGACAACGAAGGGCGTTCAGCTCGCCACGATCGTTGTAACGACACTGCCGATTGTCGTCATCTATCCCATCCTTCAGCGGTACTTTATATCCGGAATGATGCTGGGGGCGGTGAAGGAGTAA
- a CDS encoding ABC transporter permease — MAKTAEAPSATPAGTGAVLSSGKKPMGRRVKEFFVDFGRQWELQSMILPGVVFMFIFCYIPIYGLTIAFKSYTVIDTIDSAPWVGMDNFKIIMSDKYFWDSVVNTLGISFLKLAIGFVIPIILAIMIYEVSFGRFKKFVQTVSYLPHFLSWIVLGGMLITWFSTTGLFNQLLLSLGLISQPSNIMLDPNKYWWIATLSDIWKEAGWGTILYLAIMAKIDPTYYEAAKIDGASRLRQIWNITIPNMKMIISLNLILTVSGLLGSNLDQTLVLMNSQNREKAEVINSYVYRMGMTQGDFSYATAVGLGVSIVSVILLVTANKVTSKLNDNQSVL, encoded by the coding sequence GTGGCAAAGACAGCTGAGGCTCCGTCCGCGACGCCCGCAGGAACGGGAGCCGTGCTTTCATCCGGCAAAAAGCCGATGGGGCGGAGAGTGAAAGAGTTTTTCGTGGATTTCGGACGGCAATGGGAGCTGCAGTCCATGATTCTTCCGGGCGTCGTGTTCATGTTTATTTTCTGTTACATTCCGATTTACGGTCTGACGATCGCATTCAAGAGCTACACGGTCATCGACACGATCGATTCCGCGCCGTGGGTCGGCATGGACAATTTCAAAATCATCATGTCGGACAAGTACTTCTGGGATTCCGTCGTAAACACGCTGGGCATCAGCTTTCTGAAATTGGCGATCGGGTTCGTCATTCCGATTATTCTTGCCATCATGATTTACGAGGTCAGCTTCGGGCGGTTCAAGAAATTCGTGCAGACGGTGTCGTACCTGCCGCACTTCCTGTCCTGGATCGTGCTCGGCGGGATGCTCATTACCTGGTTCTCAACGACGGGCTTGTTCAACCAGCTGCTGCTCAGCTTGGGTCTGATCTCGCAGCCGTCGAACATTATGCTCGATCCGAACAAGTATTGGTGGATCGCCACCTTATCCGACATCTGGAAGGAAGCGGGCTGGGGGACGATTCTGTATCTGGCGATCATGGCCAAGATCGATCCGACCTATTACGAAGCCGCGAAAATCGATGGCGCAAGCCGTCTCAGACAAATCTGGAATATCACCATTCCGAACATGAAAATGATCATCAGCTTGAATTTGATCCTAACTGTAAGCGGTTTATTGGGCTCGAACCTGGATCAGACGCTGGTGCTTATGAACTCGCAAAACCGGGAAAAGGCGGAGGTAATTAACTCTTACGTCTACCGGATGGGGATGACGCAGGGCGACTTCTCCTACGCAACGGCCGTGGGCCTTGGCGTCTCGATCGTTTCGGTCATTCTGCTCGTGACCGCCAACAAAGTCACCAGCAAATTAAACGATAACCAGTCGGTTCTGTAA
- a CDS encoding LacI family DNA-binding transcriptional regulator, which translates to MGKVTIKDVAREAGVSISTVSNALNDVDVLNPETKSHVLRVAERLNYVPNLNGKLLKSGKTKMLGFFTTSVSGPYFYTLVESMSRECDRLGYGLNVFVTKDKQVIMSNILGGRVDGVIIFEELRIDDKDIAVMEKDKIKAVFLDRVVQNETMGSIIFDSYEAGYEATKYLISLGHRNIAYISGVDTMFDSVQRKKGYLAALREVQFPIDEDLILQGYFEEEGSYNAVKSFIHMHPGKVPDAFLAGNDLSAIGCIRALKSLGYEVPKDISVVGFDDIDIAQYFTPPLSTVRNQIARQGILVVDHLVRMIQKKEQGKVQKLAGELIVRGSSQVKVRSE; encoded by the coding sequence ATGGGCAAGGTAACCATCAAAGATGTCGCAAGAGAGGCCGGCGTATCGATTTCGACGGTATCGAACGCGCTCAATGACGTGGACGTGCTGAATCCCGAGACGAAGTCGCATGTGCTGAGGGTTGCGGAGCGGCTCAACTACGTGCCGAACCTGAACGGCAAGCTGCTGAAATCGGGCAAGACGAAGATGCTTGGCTTCTTCACCACCAGCGTATCGGGGCCCTATTTCTATACCCTCGTGGAATCCATGTCCCGCGAGTGCGACCGTCTCGGCTACGGGCTGAACGTGTTCGTGACGAAGGACAAGCAGGTCATTATGAGCAACATTCTGGGCGGGCGCGTAGATGGCGTCATCATTTTCGAAGAGCTGAGAATTGATGATAAAGACATTGCCGTCATGGAGAAGGACAAGATCAAGGCGGTATTCCTCGATCGCGTCGTTCAGAACGAGACGATGGGGAGCATTATTTTCGATTCATATGAAGCTGGATATGAGGCGACGAAATACTTGATCAGTCTCGGACACCGCAATATTGCTTACATATCGGGCGTGGACACCATGTTCGACAGCGTGCAGCGGAAGAAAGGCTATCTCGCGGCCTTACGCGAAGTGCAGTTTCCGATCGATGAGGACTTGATCCTCCAGGGTTATTTCGAGGAGGAAGGCTCCTATAACGCCGTAAAATCGTTCATCCACATGCATCCAGGCAAGGTGCCGGACGCGTTCCTGGCAGGGAACGACCTCAGCGCCATCGGCTGCATCCGGGCACTGAAATCGCTCGGCTACGAGGTTCCGAAGGATATCAGCGTCGTCGGCTTTGACGACATCGATATCGCACAGTATTTTACGCCGCCGTTATCGACGGTGCGCAACCAAATCGCGCGGCAAGGCATCCTGGTCGTTGACCATCTGGTGCGCATGATCCAGAAGAAGGAGCAGGGCAAGGTGCAGAAGCTGGCGGGAGAACTGATCGTCCGCGGCTCCAGTCAAGTGAAGGTCCGATCGGAATGA
- a CDS encoding DEAD/DEAH box helicase has product MSAANPFSRLAPFIQEFIYKKRWDTLREAQVEACRVLFDTPNHLLIASGTASGKTEAAFFPALTELYNKPSSSVGILYIGPLKALINDQFERISDLLKEGQVPVWHWHGDVSQAEKTKLMRKPSGVLQITPESLEGLLMNRPNAIPALFQDLRYVIIDEVHAFMGADRGIQVLSQLTRIERMASCEPRRIGLSATLSDYETAAGWLGAGTQHAVEVIAPQGGRKLRLSVEHFSFPDARDEKQAEQLELARKAYYDFVYDHTHMKKALVFTNSRSDAELTTLELRRIAAKRQQPDVFHVHHGSISAMLREEAEAALRSGPGPAVAAATLTLELGIDLGELERVIQLGAPYSCSSFVQRLGRSGRRGDQASEMMFLCPEDEDEEALLPARMPWMLLRAIAVIELYIREKWVEPLTLRKKPVGVLYHQTMSTLKSMGEAEPQDLARAVLTLPAFRGIEPEEYKEFLQYLLQTDHIQRTEEGSLIIGLGGEKIVNNYRFYAVFKDDEEHVVYNGSEEIGSITTVPPPGYCFSLAGKLWKVEEVDTKHKALYVKAAKGKVDTLWLGAGGDVHTRVVQKMREVLADSTIYPYLAPGAVNRLERARRLARESGLLKQVVIPAGGDSLFILPWAGSKQFRTLERLLKHNLSEPLSLRSIVPMEPYYMIVAGKADAGTLLEEIRRELAQCSDASSLLDPDEAPYLGKYDEFVPPKLVRTAFAADGLDVQGLAELLRS; this is encoded by the coding sequence ATGAGTGCTGCGAATCCTTTTTCCCGATTGGCGCCATTCATTCAGGAGTTTATCTACAAAAAAAGATGGGATACCCTTCGCGAGGCACAGGTTGAAGCCTGCCGCGTCCTGTTCGATACGCCGAACCATTTGCTGATCGCATCAGGTACGGCCTCGGGGAAGACGGAGGCGGCGTTCTTTCCCGCCCTGACGGAGCTGTATAACAAGCCTTCAAGCTCGGTAGGCATTTTGTATATCGGGCCGCTTAAGGCGCTGATCAACGACCAGTTCGAGCGCATCAGCGATCTGCTGAAGGAGGGGCAGGTTCCGGTATGGCACTGGCACGGCGACGTGTCCCAGGCAGAGAAGACGAAGCTGATGCGGAAGCCTTCCGGCGTGCTTCAGATTACCCCCGAGTCGCTTGAGGGGCTGCTGATGAACCGGCCGAATGCGATACCGGCCTTGTTTCAGGATCTGCGGTACGTCATTATCGACGAGGTCCATGCGTTCATGGGGGCTGATCGCGGCATTCAGGTGCTGAGCCAGCTCACCCGCATCGAGCGGATGGCTTCGTGCGAGCCTCGCCGGATCGGCCTGTCGGCTACGCTGAGCGACTATGAGACCGCTGCCGGGTGGCTGGGTGCGGGAACGCAGCATGCGGTCGAGGTCATTGCTCCGCAAGGCGGGCGGAAGCTGCGGCTGTCGGTAGAGCACTTCTCCTTTCCCGATGCGCGGGACGAGAAGCAGGCCGAGCAGCTGGAGCTCGCGCGCAAAGCCTACTATGATTTCGTGTACGATCACACGCATATGAAAAAAGCGCTCGTCTTCACAAACAGCCGCTCGGACGCAGAGCTCACGACGCTGGAGCTGCGGCGGATCGCAGCGAAGCGGCAGCAGCCGGACGTCTTCCATGTGCACCATGGAAGCATCTCCGCCATGCTGCGCGAGGAAGCGGAGGCCGCGCTGCGGTCGGGTCCGGGGCCGGCGGTGGCTGCGGCGACCCTAACCCTGGAGCTCGGCATCGACCTCGGCGAGCTGGAGCGGGTCATCCAGCTCGGTGCGCCGTACAGCTGCTCCAGCTTCGTGCAGCGGCTCGGCCGTTCCGGCCGCAGGGGAGACCAGGCCTCCGAGATGATGTTTCTTTGCCCGGAGGACGAGGATGAAGAGGCGCTGCTGCCGGCGCGTATGCCTTGGATGCTGCTGCGCGCCATCGCCGTGATCGAGCTGTACATCCGGGAGAAATGGGTCGAGCCGCTCACCTTGCGGAAGAAGCCGGTGGGCGTGCTGTACCATCAGACGATGAGCACGCTGAAGAGTATGGGAGAAGCCGAGCCGCAGGACCTGGCGCGGGCCGTGCTTACGCTTCCGGCATTTCGCGGCATAGAGCCGGAGGAGTATAAGGAATTCCTGCAGTATTTGCTGCAGACCGATCATATCCAGCGCACGGAGGAAGGCAGCCTCATCATCGGTCTTGGCGGGGAGAAGATCGTAAATAACTACCGCTTCTATGCGGTGTTTAAGGACGATGAGGAGCATGTCGTCTACAACGGCTCCGAGGAGATCGGATCGATTACGACCGTGCCGCCTCCGGGCTACTGCTTCTCGCTGGCCGGAAAGCTGTGGAAGGTAGAGGAAGTGGACACCAAGCACAAAGCATTGTACGTGAAGGCTGCCAAAGGCAAGGTCGATACGTTATGGCTGGGGGCCGGCGGCGATGTCCACACCCGGGTCGTGCAGAAGATGCGGGAAGTGCTGGCCGACAGCACCATCTATCCGTATCTCGCGCCCGGTGCCGTGAACCGCCTGGAGCGAGCCCGCCGGCTTGCCCGGGAGAGCGGGCTGCTGAAGCAGGTCGTTATCCCGGCGGGCGGGGATTCGCTGTTTATACTGCCTTGGGCGGGCAGCAAACAGTTCCGGACGCTCGAACGGCTGCTGAAGCATAACCTGTCCGAGCCGCTCTCCTTGCGTTCGATCGTGCCGATGGAGCCGTATTACATGATCGTTGCCGGCAAGGCGGATGCCGGGACGCTGCTCGAGGAGATCCGCCGCGAGCTGGCGCAATGCAGCGACGCCAGTTCGCTGCTGGATCCGGACGAGGCGCCTTATCTCGGCAAATACGACGAGTTTGTGCCGCCGAAGCTCGTCCGCACGGCGTTTGCGGCTGATGGGCTGGATGTGCAGGGTTTGGCTGAGCTGCTGCGGTCGTGA
- a CDS encoding ATP-binding protein encodes MNELKIPKRLTTALVNSMTAGVVPRVGLEYIAVGRKPEVKSILRDMDNIAEGGAAFRLITGRYGSGKSFLLQMIRNYAMDRDFVVADADLSPERRLVGTKGQGLATYRELMTHLSTKTRPDGGALEAILQKWIAAIQQRIMVEADLRPDDPTLNERVELDIFAVTNEMQNLVHGFDFAKVLAAYWNGYKLGDDDRKAAALRWLRGEVPTKTEARKELGVGVIIDDDNWYDYMKLWSEFTAAIGYKGLLLFIDEGVNLYKITNSISRQSNYEKLLTMFNDTMQGKAQHLGIYMGGTPQFVEDERRGLFSYDALRSRLIDGRYGSSTLRTYTSPILKLDMLSYEEILILLQKLRDIHAFHFKYEPQLTDEQLVAFMQAALNRLGAEELLTTREVVRDFMDLLHTLHQHPEATFEQLLGERAEAQPAASKGADEQGDDLDDLLAEFEL; translated from the coding sequence ATGAACGAGCTAAAAATCCCGAAGCGGCTTACCACTGCCCTTGTGAACTCCATGACGGCAGGCGTCGTGCCGCGCGTTGGGCTTGAATATATTGCCGTCGGGCGTAAACCGGAGGTGAAGTCGATCCTGCGGGATATGGACAATATCGCCGAAGGGGGAGCGGCTTTCCGCCTTATCACGGGACGTTACGGCAGCGGCAAGAGCTTCCTCCTCCAGATGATACGAAACTATGCAATGGACCGCGATTTCGTCGTGGCGGATGCGGATTTGTCGCCGGAGCGCCGGCTGGTAGGCACGAAGGGACAGGGGCTGGCGACGTACCGGGAGCTCATGACCCATCTGTCAACGAAGACGCGGCCTGACGGCGGAGCGCTGGAGGCTATTCTGCAGAAGTGGATTGCGGCGATTCAGCAGCGGATCATGGTTGAGGCGGACCTTCGGCCGGATGATCCCACCCTGAACGAACGCGTGGAGCTGGACATTTTCGCGGTGACGAATGAGATGCAGAATCTGGTGCACGGATTTGATTTTGCGAAGGTGCTGGCTGCTTATTGGAACGGCTATAAGCTTGGCGACGATGACCGGAAAGCGGCGGCGCTGCGATGGCTGCGCGGGGAGGTGCCGACCAAGACGGAAGCCCGCAAGGAGCTCGGCGTGGGGGTCATCATCGACGATGACAACTGGTACGACTATATGAAGCTGTGGTCCGAATTCACGGCTGCGATTGGATATAAGGGACTGCTGCTGTTCATCGACGAAGGGGTTAACTTATACAAAATCACGAACAGCATCTCCCGTCAGAGCAACTATGAGAAGCTGCTCACCATGTTCAATGACACGATGCAGGGCAAAGCCCAGCACCTCGGAATCTACATGGGCGGCACGCCGCAGTTCGTCGAAGACGAGCGCCGGGGGCTGTTTAGCTATGATGCCCTCCGCTCCCGTCTGATCGATGGACGTTACGGCAGCAGCACGCTCCGGACGTATACATCCCCCATCCTGAAGCTGGACATGCTCTCGTACGAAGAAATTCTCATCCTTCTGCAGAAGCTGCGGGACATCCATGCCTTTCACTTCAAGTATGAGCCGCAGCTGACGGACGAGCAGTTGGTGGCATTTATGCAGGCTGCCTTGAACCGGCTGGGCGCGGAAGAGCTGCTGACGACCCGGGAGGTCGTGCGGGATTTCATGGACCTGCTGCACACGCTGCATCAGCATCCGGAAGCCACTTTCGAGCAGCTGCTGGGGGAGCGTGCGGAGGCGCAGCCGGCAGCCAGCAAGGGAGCGGATGAGCAGGGGGACGACCTGGACGATCTGTTGGCGGAGTTTGAGCTATGA
- a CDS encoding TerB N-terminal domain-containing protein, with translation MKNEKPDFNNDKNNHIKHIRQTTLVNDQGIRFAEIEFGGEERDMPLAARTGEGLDPDQEQDRQTEAPQAPMGRSSLVVKPQQPLDLNLDDSFRYVTKEQQFALKARELAWHTEQEAPFVPFKTYWPTYEQMSPEQFRWYFYWREEVRSGRYPDTDLSYLFLYFYELIHGVGWSDPRQGYDLMLQAWNAYRERYAKLNMYLREWLYDFMIVHHLDMPIPETYDRLPRAISPELKEREYMRRFSLQPAELTWELLCGLLDYDAEKSRFYQESGRKDMQRYAPRVVALVDSYLAKKTGQRFIDRFQPRPRQVKRYLFRSAVYDHGLHGRTVVLTILSLSEYAPLRAYMTGLTRLTENKLRELRGFKGRLRGTEAIGPDVAQLVERYLTKEIELQLEAERRKSIPEVQIDTRKLQRLQRESDEVRDMLLVEEAGSEEALSEKSSLVHASSDQSPKAVSSGKRKPKSVDVVQAVMDFDAGLPSEDSFGMEPRIKGTTNATTVKAAKLTTVEAANVPTRQTTGGSYAETAEVTLGARAMPHIDRGPEAEANKAEEASHSHGQAWQWNVEDEDWQQLAERLTSAHMEILHALKAGPNSAALQPIAERAGSMPALLLDEINEAAMDTIGDLLIDGESIAEEYIDKMDALKRI, from the coding sequence ACATGCCGCTTGCCGCCCGGACCGGGGAGGGGCTGGATCCGGATCAAGAGCAGGATCGGCAAACGGAGGCACCTCAAGCACCGATGGGGAGAAGCTCGTTGGTTGTAAAGCCGCAGCAGCCCCTCGACCTGAATTTGGACGACAGCTTCCGTTATGTGACCAAGGAGCAGCAATTCGCGCTGAAAGCACGGGAGCTGGCCTGGCATACGGAGCAAGAGGCTCCATTCGTTCCGTTCAAAACGTACTGGCCGACGTACGAGCAGATGAGCCCTGAACAGTTTCGCTGGTATTTTTACTGGCGGGAGGAGGTACGGTCCGGCCGGTACCCGGATACGGATTTATCCTATTTATTCTTGTACTTTTACGAGCTGATTCACGGCGTAGGCTGGAGCGACCCGCGGCAAGGATACGATTTGATGCTGCAAGCATGGAACGCTTACCGAGAGCGTTATGCCAAGCTCAATATGTATTTGCGGGAATGGCTATATGATTTTATGATCGTGCATCACCTGGATATGCCGATTCCCGAGACGTATGATCGCCTGCCGAGGGCCATTTCGCCGGAATTGAAGGAACGGGAGTACATGCGGCGCTTCTCCCTTCAGCCTGCCGAGCTGACCTGGGAGCTGCTGTGCGGTCTGCTGGATTATGATGCCGAGAAGAGCCGTTTCTATCAGGAATCCGGACGCAAGGACATGCAGCGGTATGCCCCGAGGGTTGTGGCGCTGGTCGACAGCTATTTGGCCAAAAAGACGGGGCAGCGCTTCATCGACCGCTTCCAGCCCCGGCCAAGGCAGGTCAAGCGATATCTGTTCCGCAGCGCGGTGTATGATCATGGTCTGCATGGGCGAACGGTTGTCCTAACGATCCTCTCCTTAAGCGAGTATGCCCCGTTGCGGGCCTACATGACCGGGTTGACCCGGCTGACGGAGAACAAGCTGAGGGAGCTTAGGGGCTTCAAAGGACGGCTTCGCGGGACGGAAGCCATCGGACCGGATGTGGCGCAGTTGGTTGAGCGGTATTTGACCAAAGAAATAGAACTGCAGCTTGAAGCCGAGCGCAGGAAGAGCATCCCGGAGGTGCAGATCGATACAAGAAAGCTGCAGCGCCTGCAGCGGGAGTCGGATGAGGTCCGCGACATGCTGCTTGTCGAGGAGGCCGGATCGGAGGAGGCCTTGAGTGAGAAGTCCTCATTAGTCCATGCAAGCTCTGATCAGTCCCCGAAAGCCGTCTCATCTGGAAAGCGTAAACCGAAGAGTGTGGATGTCGTTCAGGCCGTGATGGACTTTGATGCGGGGCTCCCTAGCGAAGATTCTTTCGGAATGGAACCGCGGATCAAAGGGACGACTAACGCAACGACCGTAAAAGCGGCAAAACTAACGACCGTCGAAGCGGCAAACGTACCGACTCGACAAACTACAGGGGGATCTTATGCGGAAACCGCTGAAGTAACGCTTGGCGCTAGAGCTATGCCTCATATTGATCGGGGACCGGAGGCTGAAGCGAATAAAGCGGAGGAAGCATCCCATTCACACGGACAGGCATGGCAATGGAATGTGGAGGATGAGGATTGGCAGCAGCTTGCGGAGCGTCTGACGTCTGCGCATATGGAGATTCTGCACGCCTTGAAGGCTGGGCCGAATTCGGCTGCACTGCAGCCCATTGCAGAACGCGCAGGCTCGATGCCTGCCCTGCTGCTGGATGAAATTAACGAGGCTGCGATGGATACCATTGGCGATCTGCTGATTGACGGAGAATCCATTGCGGAAGAATATATCGACAAGATGGATGCTTTGAAGAGGATATAA